One Halocalculus aciditolerans DNA segment encodes these proteins:
- a CDS encoding ABC transporter substrate-binding protein gives MADDSEFTDEALSGPVVDRRTTVSLLGAAGLGALAGCSGGGDSGGSGETTTSSGGEETTTTESSGGAQTGGRLQAGWFTGSIDVLDPPYISVGQYFQAAANIFSGLVTLKDDLTVRGDLAKDWEVTNGGKTFTFQLREGVTFHNGSDFTADDVKYTINRTIEKEAPAASKLSTLKPVDDGGVVVQDDYTVQLNFKQAMAPALIYLTRGPGRAATIVCQDAIEEMGEDQYAITPVGTGPFEVAEHQVGSQLTLDAYDDYFETDEDGNQLPYLDGVDIKPIPDPSTIVNALKSGDIDIANLIPLQNVDSVESASGVSVDSAPGVNWYGLAMNQEREPFGDVDARMGIAKSINNEQFIQAAYFGNAISAQGPINKATNWVYREDKPDDQAYDPEAAQQLLEDSGASGASFSILTTKSSLRGAKVMRQQLNSAGFDVDIEQVTSSTYWERYENGDYDVTISGSVGDPDPDQSLWNFYRKGGPWNWTNYEDDEVHQLLADQRRALDREERKSILQQLEDKLITDVPHAYLVHQDDLAGVSDSVQGFQHIPFLRNFHTVSLSE, from the coding sequence ATGGCAGACGATAGCGAATTCACGGACGAGGCCCTCTCGGGCCCCGTCGTCGACCGTCGTACGACCGTCTCACTCCTCGGCGCTGCCGGTCTCGGCGCGCTCGCGGGGTGTTCCGGCGGCGGCGACTCCGGGGGGAGCGGGGAGACGACTACGAGCAGCGGTGGGGAGGAGACGACGACGACTGAGTCGTCCGGCGGCGCGCAGACCGGCGGCCGCCTGCAGGCCGGCTGGTTCACGGGCAGCATCGACGTGCTCGACCCGCCCTACATCAGCGTCGGCCAGTACTTCCAGGCCGCGGCGAACATCTTCAGCGGGCTCGTCACCCTGAAGGACGACCTCACGGTCCGCGGCGACCTCGCGAAGGACTGGGAGGTCACGAACGGCGGGAAGACCTTCACGTTCCAGCTCCGCGAGGGCGTGACGTTCCACAACGGCTCGGACTTCACCGCCGACGACGTCAAATACACGATTAACCGCACCATCGAGAAGGAAGCGCCGGCGGCGTCGAAGCTCTCGACCCTGAAACCCGTCGACGACGGCGGCGTCGTCGTGCAGGACGACTACACGGTGCAACTGAACTTCAAGCAGGCGATGGCCCCCGCGCTCATCTACCTCACGCGCGGCCCGGGTCGCGCGGCGACCATCGTCTGCCAGGACGCCATCGAGGAGATGGGCGAAGACCAGTACGCCATCACGCCCGTCGGCACCGGCCCGTTCGAGGTGGCCGAACACCAGGTCGGCAGCCAGCTCACCCTCGACGCCTACGACGACTACTTCGAGACGGACGAGGACGGGAACCAGCTCCCGTACCTCGACGGCGTCGACATCAAGCCGATTCCCGACCCGTCCACCATCGTCAACGCGCTCAAGTCCGGCGACATCGACATCGCGAACCTGATTCCGCTCCAGAACGTCGACAGCGTCGAATCCGCGTCCGGCGTCTCCGTCGACTCCGCGCCCGGCGTGAACTGGTACGGCCTCGCGATGAACCAGGAGCGCGAGCCCTTCGGCGACGTCGACGCCCGCATGGGCATCGCGAAGTCCATCAACAACGAGCAGTTCATCCAGGCCGCCTACTTCGGGAACGCCATCTCCGCGCAGGGCCCCATCAACAAGGCGACGAACTGGGTGTACCGCGAGGACAAACCCGACGACCAGGCCTACGACCCGGAGGCCGCCCAGCAGCTCCTAGAGGACTCCGGCGCGTCCGGCGCGTCCTTCAGCATCCTGACGACGAAGTCCAGCCTCCGCGGCGCGAAAGTCATGCGCCAGCAGCTGAACAGCGCCGGCTTCGACGTCGACATCGAGCAGGTCACGTCCTCGACGTACTGGGAGCGCTACGAGAACGGCGACTACGACGTCACCATCTCCGGGAGCGTCGGCGACCCCGACCCCGACCAGTCCCTCTGGAACTTCTACCGGAAGGGCGGCCCGTGGAACTGGACGAACTACGAGGACGACGAAGTCCACCAGCTCCTCGCCGACCAGCGCCGCGCGCTCGACCGCGAGGAACGGAAGTCCATCCTCCAGCAGCTCGAGGACAAACTCATCACGGACGTCCCGCACGCCTACCTCGTCCACCAGGACGACCTCGCCGGCGTCAGCGACTCCGTCCAGGGGTTCCAGCACATCCCCTTCCTCCGTAACTTCCACACGGTCTCGCTCTCCGAGTAA
- a CDS encoding ABC transporter permease translates to MTEEHSPSDDPGTASNSPGVGPNTHAEPGPPDVPPEYETEEYIDEHESLTERIVGGLVSDKMALFGAVVVIAFLLVAALAPIVAPHNPEATYGFMQPPMSQTTGDFNGDGQMETVTHYLGTDSFGHDILSRLIFGARVSLLVALATVAVAFTVGTTIGLAAGFYGGLIDSLLMRYVDFQWAFPELILGVGIIALSGGLGVTNVIIAIGIAYIDDFARLIRGEVLSIREEEYITAARAVGMSNSRIMFKEILPNAVAPLIVQATLMIPLAILAEAGLSFLGLGVKPTTPTWGLLLSDGRQFISQAWWISIMPGIAIMVVVLAFNMLGDGLRDIFDVNEGEVEDR, encoded by the coding sequence ATGACCGAAGAACACTCTCCCTCCGACGACCCGGGGACCGCGTCGAACAGCCCCGGCGTCGGCCCGAACACGCACGCAGAACCCGGCCCGCCGGACGTTCCGCCCGAGTACGAGACCGAGGAGTACATCGACGAACACGAGTCGCTCACCGAGCGCATCGTCGGCGGCCTCGTCTCCGACAAGATGGCGCTCTTCGGCGCAGTCGTCGTCATCGCGTTCCTCCTCGTCGCCGCGCTCGCGCCCATCGTCGCGCCGCACAACCCCGAAGCCACCTACGGCTTCATGCAGCCGCCGATGAGTCAGACGACCGGCGACTTCAACGGCGACGGCCAGATGGAGACCGTCACCCACTACCTCGGCACGGACTCCTTCGGCCACGACATCCTCTCCCGTCTCATCTTCGGGGCGCGCGTGAGCCTCCTCGTCGCGCTCGCGACGGTCGCCGTCGCGTTCACCGTCGGGACGACCATCGGCCTCGCCGCCGGCTTCTACGGCGGCCTCATCGACAGCCTCCTCATGCGCTACGTCGACTTCCAGTGGGCGTTCCCCGAGCTGATCCTCGGCGTCGGCATCATCGCCCTCTCCGGCGGGTTGGGGGTGACGAACGTCATCATCGCCATCGGCATCGCGTACATCGACGACTTCGCCCGCCTCATCCGCGGCGAAGTCCTCTCGATACGCGAAGAGGAGTATATCACCGCCGCGCGCGCGGTCGGCATGTCGAACTCCCGCATCATGTTCAAAGAGATTCTGCCGAACGCCGTCGCCCCACTCATCGTGCAGGCGACACTGATGATTCCGCTCGCCATCCTCGCCGAAGCGGGCCTGAGCTTCCTCGGCCTCGGCGTCAAACCGACGACGCCGACGTGGGGGCTCCTCCTCTCCGACGGCCGGCAGTTCATCAGCCAAGCGTGGTGGATCTCCATCATGCCCGGCATCGCCATCATGGTCGTCGTCCTCGCGTTCAACATGCTGGGCGACGGCCTCCGCGACATCTTCGACGTCAACGAAGGCGAGGTTGAAGACCGATGA
- the ribH gene encoding 6,7-dimethyl-8-ribityllumazine synthase, which translates to MVALGIVVARFNRPVTEEMESAALDAADAADADVAAVEHVPGAFDAPLVADRLARRDDVDAVAVLGAVVTGDTDHDQVITRSTARTLQQVSLDRDKPVTLGITGPGMSGDEAYARTENGAHAVDAALDLVNTGVAA; encoded by the coding sequence ATGGTTGCACTCGGAATCGTGGTGGCGCGGTTCAACCGACCGGTCACCGAAGAGATGGAGTCGGCGGCGCTGGACGCGGCCGACGCCGCCGACGCGGACGTCGCGGCCGTCGAGCACGTCCCGGGCGCGTTCGACGCGCCGCTCGTCGCGGACCGCCTCGCGCGGAGAGACGACGTCGACGCCGTCGCCGTGCTCGGCGCGGTCGTCACGGGCGACACGGATCACGACCAAGTCATCACCCGCTCGACGGCGCGCACCCTCCAGCAGGTGAGTCTGGACCGCGACAAACCAGTCACGCTCGGCATCACCGGCCCCGGGATGTCCGGCGACGAAGCGTACGCGCGGACGGAGAACGGCGCGCACGCCGTCGACGCGGCGCTCGACCTCGTGAACACGGGGGTGGCGGCATGA
- a CDS encoding ABC transporter permease: MRRYIAKRVLHAVFIMWLVATTVFFGLRAIPGGPVRTMLGQEATPEAVAALREQLGLNQPLPVQYVNWITDMATGQFGQSLVNGQAVSTVMSQAAPRTASIAIVAIVVGLAVAIPTGIVSATRKRQPVDYLATIAAFTGVSAPAFFVGIVLAIIFGVQLNWLPIVGYTPLSAGVVPWLKSIILPGIAVGLPYAAVIMRMMRSSLLEVLDKPYMRTARAKGLSGNVRLYKHAFQNALIPVITVAGIQLALVLVGSVTVEIVFGIKGLGRLLVDSMLDRNYPVTQAVILLVAAVMVFTNLAVDIAYTAIDPRIRYGDEQ; encoded by the coding sequence ATGCGTCGATACATCGCTAAACGCGTCCTCCACGCGGTCTTTATCATGTGGCTGGTCGCGACGACGGTCTTCTTCGGCCTGCGCGCCATCCCGGGCGGTCCCGTCCGGACGATGCTCGGCCAGGAGGCCACGCCCGAGGCGGTTGCCGCGCTCCGCGAGCAACTCGGCTTGAACCAACCGCTCCCCGTCCAGTACGTCAACTGGATCACCGACATGGCGACGGGGCAGTTCGGACAGAGCCTCGTGAACGGGCAGGCGGTCAGCACCGTCATGTCGCAGGCCGCGCCGCGCACCGCGAGCATCGCCATCGTCGCTATCGTCGTCGGCCTCGCCGTCGCGATTCCGACGGGCATCGTCTCCGCGACGCGGAAACGCCAGCCCGTCGACTACCTCGCGACCATCGCCGCGTTCACCGGCGTGTCCGCGCCCGCGTTCTTCGTCGGCATCGTCCTCGCCATCATCTTCGGCGTCCAGCTGAACTGGCTGCCCATCGTCGGGTACACGCCGCTCTCCGCGGGCGTCGTCCCGTGGCTCAAGAGCATCATCCTCCCCGGTATCGCCGTCGGCCTGCCGTACGCCGCGGTCATCATGCGGATGATGCGCTCCAGCCTGCTGGAAGTCCTCGACAAACCCTACATGCGCACCGCACGCGCGAAAGGCCTCTCCGGGAACGTCCGCCTCTACAAGCACGCGTTCCAGAACGCCCTCATCCCCGTCATCACGGTCGCGGGCATCCAGCTCGCGCTCGTGCTCGTCGGGAGCGTGACGGTGGAGATCGTCTTCGGCATCAAGGGCCTCGGCCGGCTGCTCGTCGACTCGATGCTGGACCGCAACTACCCCGTGACGCAGGCCGTCATCCTCCTGGTGGCCGCCGTCATGGTGTTCACGAACCTCGCGGTGGACATCGCGTACACCGCAATCGACCCGCGTATCCGCTACGGTGATGAGCAATGA
- a CDS encoding helix-turn-helix domain-containing protein → MREVTLRIRHQGQPESEVSRAHPDVTLRSVSSLTGSAAERKRIVELTGPAGEVAAFLDEFGNAEPVLDVEPFSPLTNDRVFAGVTIDFYRWDSIAQRLTDLGVHYRMGTTIKDGWEHWTLYLDDDDSLSDIVGSIEDAGNTAELLRDVSLEEVEGREHLALSRMLDDLTDRQREVLSVAIDLGYYEPGADVAVKDIGDAVGIAPTTAWEHLVRAEGKVMDEVGEHITSHGM, encoded by the coding sequence ATGCGCGAAGTCACCCTCCGCATCCGCCACCAGGGCCAACCGGAGAGCGAAGTGAGCCGCGCCCACCCGGACGTGACGCTCCGGTCGGTCTCCTCGCTCACCGGGAGCGCCGCCGAGCGGAAGCGCATCGTCGAGCTCACCGGTCCCGCCGGGGAAGTCGCGGCGTTCCTCGACGAGTTCGGGAACGCCGAACCCGTCCTCGACGTCGAGCCGTTCTCCCCGCTGACGAACGACCGCGTCTTCGCCGGCGTCACTATCGACTTCTACCGGTGGGACAGCATCGCCCAGCGCCTCACCGACCTCGGCGTCCACTACCGCATGGGGACGACCATCAAGGACGGCTGGGAGCACTGGACGCTCTACCTCGACGACGACGACTCGCTCTCCGACATCGTGGGCTCCATCGAGGACGCCGGAAACACCGCCGAGCTCCTCCGCGACGTCTCCTTAGAGGAGGTCGAGGGCCGCGAGCACCTCGCGCTCTCCCGGATGCTCGACGACCTCACGGACCGCCAGCGGGAAGTCCTCTCCGTCGCCATCGACCTCGGCTACTACGAGCCGGGCGCGGACGTCGCCGTGAAGGACATCGGCGACGCCGTCGGCATCGCGCCGACGACCGCGTGGGAACACCTCGTCCGCGCGGAAGGAAAAGTGATGGACGAGGTGGGCGAGCACATCACGTCGCACGGCATGTAG
- a CDS encoding DUF7503 family protein: MSATTHTDYLAAHPRTIGMLFACGLALSSAARFGASNLGTISGP; the protein is encoded by the coding sequence ATGAGCGCGACGACGCACACTGATTATCTCGCAGCCCACCCCCGGACGATCGGCATGCTCTTCGCCTGCGGTCTCGCCCTCTCCAGCGCCGCCCGCTTCGGTGCCAGCAACCTCGGCACCATCAGCGGTCCCTGA
- a CDS encoding OFA family MFS transporter, whose protein sequence is MSSNVDHADRAREVLGHSRWWLILAAAAMMAVVGPYQYVWSVIRQPVAAQIGINEAALSTVFTLFVIFQAGSQFPVGSWRDEHGPRAITYLAAVLAGGGYLGVAYATSVWQVYLFYSLGAVGVGIVYTVAVNTAIKWFPDRRGLTSGVGTMAFAGGSAALVPYLRWQFGPGAPPGTYVSVLRNLGIGIFLVILVGAYFLRDPPSGWLDTDDGESSGIRRVQFTWREMLRTWQFWVMYAMFVCVSGAGLMLTEKIVAYNDQLGLLPVVGTLAATVLPLAGGVGRLVLGGVSDRVDRENAMAAAFALCGLGLYAVVYFGVRGMAALFIVAVVVATFFWSPQYTLFPSVVGDYYGDENSSANYALLYSGKMWGGVFGGTITGFLVTDLGWDATFLLGGTLALLSGFAALALRPPSKD, encoded by the coding sequence ATGAGTTCTAACGTCGACCACGCCGACCGCGCCCGCGAGGTGCTCGGGCACTCCCGGTGGTGGCTCATCCTCGCCGCCGCCGCGATGATGGCCGTCGTCGGCCCCTACCAGTACGTCTGGTCCGTCATCCGCCAGCCCGTCGCCGCACAGATCGGAATCAACGAAGCCGCGCTCTCCACCGTCTTCACCCTCTTCGTCATCTTCCAGGCCGGCAGCCAGTTCCCCGTCGGCTCCTGGCGCGACGAACACGGCCCGCGCGCCATCACCTACCTCGCCGCCGTCCTCGCCGGCGGCGGCTACCTCGGCGTCGCCTACGCCACGAGCGTCTGGCAGGTCTACCTCTTCTACTCCCTCGGCGCGGTCGGCGTCGGCATCGTCTACACCGTCGCCGTAAATACGGCGATCAAGTGGTTCCCCGACCGCCGCGGCCTCACGTCCGGCGTCGGGACGATGGCGTTCGCCGGCGGGAGCGCCGCGCTCGTCCCCTACCTCCGCTGGCAGTTCGGCCCCGGCGCACCGCCCGGCACCTACGTCAGCGTGCTCCGGAACCTCGGAATCGGTATCTTCCTCGTCATCCTCGTCGGCGCGTACTTCCTCCGCGACCCGCCGAGCGGGTGGCTCGACACCGATGACGGCGAGAGCAGCGGGATTCGGCGGGTCCAGTTCACGTGGCGGGAGATGCTCCGCACCTGGCAGTTCTGGGTGATGTACGCGATGTTCGTCTGCGTCTCCGGCGCGGGCCTCATGCTCACCGAGAAAATCGTCGCGTACAACGACCAGCTCGGCCTCCTCCCCGTCGTCGGCACGCTCGCCGCGACCGTCCTCCCGCTCGCCGGCGGCGTCGGCCGCCTCGTCCTCGGCGGCGTCTCCGACCGCGTCGACCGCGAGAACGCCATGGCCGCCGCGTTCGCGCTCTGCGGCCTCGGCCTCTACGCCGTCGTCTACTTCGGCGTGCGCGGCATGGCCGCGCTCTTCATCGTCGCCGTCGTCGTCGCGACGTTCTTCTGGAGCCCGCAGTACACGCTCTTCCCGAGCGTCGTCGGCGACTACTACGGCGACGAGAACTCCTCCGCGAACTACGCCCTCCTCTACTCCGGGAAGATGTGGGGCGGCGTCTTCGGCGGCACGATAACGGGCTTCCTCGTCACCGACCTCGGCTGGGACGCGACCTTCCTCCTCGGCGGCACCCTCGCGCTCCTCTCCGGGTTCGCCGCGCTCGCCCTCCGACCCCCGAGCAAGGACTGA
- a CDS encoding ABC transporter ATP-binding protein → MTAQHLLEVDGLRTEFYTERGVVTANDGVDLTIDRGEIVGLVGESGSGKSVLAQALMGIVEDPGVIPDGEVKFRSTATVRELAERFPNAVADADDPDADDPDAFVVVEERDASGEIAAGYVDLAHASDAALQHVRGSDIAMVFQDPMNSLNPTLTVGEQIAETVRLHQDVGESVSLGAEFKRKLFGAAKNSQAWRRAVEMLEAVSIPEPERRAEEFPHEFSGGMRQRAMIAMALSCEPDLLVADEPTTALDVTIQAQILDELEDLKDVFDTAILMITHDLAVVAETCDRVNVMYAGEIVERASASELFGNPQHPYTQGLIASTPRMSDPDAEVEPIPGNVPDLVDIPYACHFAPRCPEATRECYEIEPDFRDVGRTEGHVAACLRRGDDADAHLEGTREVAETDGGRVIDADFGGDAQ, encoded by the coding sequence ATGACTGCACAACATCTGCTCGAAGTCGACGGCCTCAGAACGGAGTTCTACACCGAGCGCGGCGTCGTCACGGCGAACGACGGCGTCGACCTCACCATCGACCGCGGCGAAATCGTCGGGCTCGTCGGCGAGTCCGGCAGCGGGAAGAGCGTCCTCGCGCAGGCCCTCATGGGCATCGTCGAGGACCCCGGCGTCATCCCGGACGGCGAAGTCAAGTTCCGGTCGACGGCGACCGTCCGCGAGCTCGCCGAGCGCTTCCCGAACGCGGTCGCGGACGCCGACGACCCGGACGCCGACGACCCGGACGCGTTCGTCGTCGTCGAAGAACGCGACGCGAGCGGCGAGATCGCTGCGGGATACGTCGACCTCGCGCACGCGTCCGACGCGGCGCTCCAGCACGTCCGCGGGAGCGACATCGCGATGGTCTTCCAAGACCCGATGAACAGCCTCAACCCCACTCTCACGGTGGGCGAACAGATCGCCGAGACCGTCCGTCTCCACCAGGACGTCGGCGAGTCGGTGAGTCTCGGCGCGGAGTTCAAGCGCAAGCTGTTCGGCGCGGCGAAGAACTCGCAGGCGTGGCGGCGCGCCGTCGAGATGCTCGAAGCCGTCTCCATCCCGGAGCCGGAGCGCCGCGCGGAGGAGTTCCCGCACGAGTTCTCGGGCGGGATGCGCCAGCGCGCGATGATCGCGATGGCGCTCTCCTGCGAACCCGACCTGCTCGTCGCCGACGAGCCGACGACGGCGCTCGACGTGACGATTCAAGCCCAGATTCTCGACGAGCTCGAAGACCTCAAGGACGTATTCGACACGGCCATCCTGATGATTACTCACGACCTCGCGGTCGTCGCGGAGACGTGCGACCGCGTGAACGTCATGTACGCCGGGGAGATCGTGGAGCGCGCGAGCGCCAGCGAGCTCTTCGGGAACCCGCAACACCCCTACACGCAGGGGCTCATCGCCTCGACGCCGCGGATGAGCGACCCCGACGCGGAGGTCGAACCCATCCCGGGGAACGTCCCCGACCTCGTCGACATCCCGTACGCGTGCCACTTCGCGCCGCGCTGCCCGGAAGCGACCCGGGAGTGCTACGAAATCGAACCGGACTTCCGCGACGTCGGCCGGACCGAGGGCCACGTGGCCGCCTGCCTCCGGCGCGGCGACGACGCGGACGCCCACCTCGAGGGAACGAGAGAAGTCGCCGAGACTGACGGCGGCCGTGTCATCGATGCGGACTTCGGAGGTGACGCGCAGTGA
- a CDS encoding CHAT domain-containing protein, whose product MDSHRNGGVPDADGPLTITPSPAGVTVIDPVERRRCSLALAGDGASPHATPHPPTPEATAENSLSAKPESTDTSPSVEPASMGDFVFPVDTAVTASTTSISFDDGVPVIVRDADGETVTEARPTTTRSFDAGTYSVEFCAALKLYVRVDAGFDLAVEPGQTRLDFADETTVRIGARSRHEHPAGTITTTTDPADVMRAVSLLGSALKTTTPERSYPTLRGHPPLVELGDEFDAPDHLERPDTGVRVEVPADYESVFVVAPLAYYLGADVVPGDDPRLVAGDFTHSLDHRDGLAAGVEEALKQVFILDCATRTEGVYDVDLHERDELDAAVDLDFPALYDADAEARLAAYFAVPFETVAPHVPEWKQTTHVAPTPDSVELLPHVVNDLALVRPPQTRALGDADAKTDAVRDFMRSTGASTPGSATAVPRTVRPEHTPSIEQSWIGEGAPLGASKPTRDAFENALGRTPSDGDVDVAVVCNDDAMNAEGDVVNDAYELRGDVAMNVTVYERLHTDALRDLLASDVDFLHFIGHIDGEGFKCPDGLLDARTLDDDAVGVDAFLLNACRSYEQGMALLERGSIAGVVTVRDVVNRGATAIGQTLARLLNHGFPITAALDVAGEESFMSNRYVVVGDGGFSLAPTRGRTPAVYEVDEHADDTYTVGIDAYPTSDAGMGSMTVPYFDGNDQYFLNSGRVSEFTLDHGDLIEFLTLQDVPLRVDGDLTWSTEFALDAL is encoded by the coding sequence ATGGATTCACACCGGAACGGGGGCGTGCCGGACGCCGACGGCCCCCTGACCATCACACCGTCACCGGCCGGGGTCACCGTGATAGACCCCGTCGAGCGACGCCGCTGCTCGCTGGCCCTCGCCGGCGACGGTGCCTCCCCCCACGCCACCCCCCACCCCCCCACTCCCGAAGCGACGGCTGAGAACTCGCTGTCTGCCAAACCCGAAAGTACCGACACCTCGCCGTCCGTCGAACCGGCGAGTATGGGCGACTTCGTCTTCCCGGTCGACACCGCCGTGACGGCGTCGACGACTTCGATTTCCTTCGACGACGGCGTCCCCGTCATCGTTCGCGACGCCGACGGTGAGACGGTCACGGAAGCCCGCCCGACGACGACGCGCTCCTTCGACGCCGGCACGTACAGCGTCGAGTTCTGCGCGGCGCTCAAACTCTACGTCCGCGTCGACGCCGGCTTCGACCTCGCCGTCGAACCCGGGCAGACGCGCCTCGACTTCGCGGACGAAACGACTGTTCGCATCGGCGCGCGCTCCCGGCACGAACACCCCGCGGGCACCATCACGACGACGACCGACCCCGCGGACGTGATGCGCGCCGTCTCCCTCCTCGGGAGCGCGCTGAAGACGACGACGCCCGAGCGCTCCTACCCGACGCTCCGCGGCCACCCGCCGCTCGTCGAGCTCGGCGACGAGTTCGACGCGCCCGACCACCTCGAACGCCCCGACACGGGCGTCCGCGTCGAAGTCCCCGCGGACTACGAATCGGTTTTCGTCGTCGCGCCGCTCGCCTACTACCTCGGCGCGGACGTCGTTCCGGGCGACGACCCGCGACTCGTCGCCGGCGACTTCACGCACTCCCTCGACCACCGCGACGGCCTCGCGGCGGGCGTCGAGGAAGCGCTCAAGCAGGTGTTCATCCTCGACTGCGCGACGCGGACCGAGGGGGTCTACGACGTCGACCTCCACGAGCGCGACGAACTCGACGCCGCCGTCGACCTCGACTTCCCCGCGCTCTACGACGCCGACGCGGAGGCGCGCCTCGCCGCGTACTTCGCCGTCCCCTTCGAGACGGTCGCCCCGCACGTGCCGGAGTGGAAGCAGACGACGCACGTCGCGCCGACGCCGGACAGCGTCGAACTCCTCCCGCACGTGGTGAACGACCTCGCGCTCGTCCGCCCGCCGCAGACGCGAGCGCTCGGCGACGCCGACGCGAAGACCGACGCCGTCCGCGACTTCATGCGGTCCACGGGCGCGTCGACGCCCGGGTCGGCCACGGCCGTTCCGCGCACCGTCCGCCCCGAACACACGCCGTCAATCGAGCAGTCGTGGATCGGCGAGGGCGCGCCGCTCGGCGCGAGCAAACCCACGCGGGACGCGTTCGAGAACGCGCTCGGCCGCACGCCCTCCGACGGCGACGTCGACGTCGCCGTCGTCTGCAACGACGACGCGATGAACGCCGAGGGCGACGTCGTCAACGACGCCTACGAACTCCGCGGCGACGTCGCGATGAACGTCACCGTCTACGAGCGCCTCCACACGGACGCCCTCCGCGACCTCCTCGCCTCCGACGTGGACTTCCTCCACTTCATCGGCCACATCGACGGCGAGGGCTTCAAATGCCCGGACGGCCTCCTCGACGCCCGCACCCTCGACGACGACGCGGTCGGCGTCGACGCCTTCCTCCTCAACGCCTGCCGGTCCTACGAGCAGGGCATGGCGCTCCTCGAACGCGGGAGCATCGCGGGCGTCGTCACCGTCCGCGACGTCGTGAACCGCGGCGCGACCGCCATCGGCCAGACGCTGGCGCGCCTCCTCAATCACGGCTTCCCCATCACCGCCGCGCTCGACGTCGCGGGCGAGGAGTCCTTCATGTCGAATCGATACGTCGTCGTCGGCGACGGCGGATTCTCCCTCGCCCCCACCCGCGGTCGCACCCCCGCGGTCTACGAGGTCGACGAGCACGCCGACGACACCTACACCGTCGGCATCGACGCCTACCCGACGAGCGACGCCGGCATGGGCAGCATGACCGTCCCCTACTTCGACGGGAACGACCAGTACTTCCTCAACTCCGGGCGCGTCAGCGAGTTCACGCTCGACCACGGCGACCTCATCGAGTTCCTCACCCTCCAGGACGTCCCGCTCCGCGTCGACGGCGACCTCACGTGGAGCACCGAGTTCGCCCTCGACGCGCTCTGA
- a CDS encoding pyridoxal phosphate-dependent aminotransferase encodes MTAFDFARRVTNVEPSATLAVSNLASELEAEGVDVVDLSVGEPDFPTPENIVDAAEDAMEAGHTGYAPSNGVPELKDAIAEKLQGDGLAYESDQIIVTPGAKQALYETFQALVDEGDEVVLMDPAWVSYEAMATLAGGDISRVDLEPHGFQLEPALDDLAAVVSDETTLLVVNSPSNPSGAVFSRAAMEGVRDLAVEHDITVISDEIYQHINYGAEHVSLGTLDGMEDRTVTVNGFSKAYSMTGWRLGYLAAPDEVISQAGKVQSHSVSSATNFVQRAGVEALENTDDAVDEMVDAFEDRRDLLVDRLADHGVDVAVPDGAFYLLLPTDDDDQAWCTEALEEAHVATVPGSAFGTPGYARISYAASQERLNEAVDRLADAGFLD; translated from the coding sequence ATGACGGCGTTCGACTTCGCGCGCCGCGTCACGAACGTCGAACCGTCGGCGACGCTCGCCGTCAGTAACCTCGCGTCCGAGCTCGAAGCCGAAGGCGTCGACGTCGTCGACCTCTCCGTCGGCGAACCCGACTTCCCGACGCCGGAGAACATCGTCGACGCCGCCGAGGACGCGATGGAGGCCGGCCACACGGGGTACGCGCCGTCGAACGGCGTCCCCGAGCTCAAGGACGCAATCGCCGAGAAACTCCAGGGCGACGGGCTCGCCTACGAGTCCGACCAGATCATCGTCACGCCCGGCGCGAAGCAGGCGCTCTACGAGACCTTCCAGGCGCTCGTGGACGAGGGCGACGAAGTCGTCCTGATGGACCCCGCGTGGGTCTCCTACGAGGCGATGGCGACGCTCGCCGGCGGCGACATCTCCCGCGTCGACCTCGAACCGCACGGCTTCCAGCTCGAACCCGCGCTCGACGACCTCGCCGCCGTCGTGAGCGACGAGACGACCCTCCTCGTCGTGAACTCGCCGAGCAACCCGAGCGGCGCGGTGTTCTCTCGCGCCGCCATGGAGGGCGTCCGCGACCTCGCCGTCGAACACGATATCACCGTGATTTCCGACGAGATCTACCAGCACATCAACTACGGCGCGGAACACGTCTCCCTCGGCACCCTCGACGGCATGGAAGACCGGACGGTAACAGTGAACGGCTTCTCGAAGGCGTACTCGATGACGGGCTGGCGGCTCGGCTACCTCGCCGCCCCCGACGAGGTCATCTCGCAGGCGGGGAAGGTCCAGTCGCACTCCGTCTCCTCCGCGACGAACTTCGTCCAGCGCGCCGGCGTCGAAGCGCTCGAGAACACCGACGACGCGGTCGACGAGATGGTCGACGCCTTCGAGGACCGCCGCGACCTCCTCGTCGACCGCCTCGCCGACCACGGCGTCGACGTCGCCGTCCCCGACGGCGCGTTCTACCTCCTCCTCCCCACCGACGACGACGACCAGGCCTGGTGCACCGAGGCCTTAGAGGAGGCGCACGTCGCCACCGTCCCCGGCAGCGCCTTCGGCACGCCCGGCTACGCCCGCATCTCCTACGCGGCCAGCCAGGAACGCCTCAACGAAGCCGTCGACCGCCTCGCCGACGCCGGCTTCCTCGACTAA